Proteins encoded in a region of the Carassius auratus strain Wakin chromosome 21, ASM336829v1, whole genome shotgun sequence genome:
- the dub gene encoding duboraya isoform X3: protein MEERSVVKKRSVAELAGKFSCPVSHMTDAEVNKPVRRRPPRSLPLPAGNDAVQGQDEKGTETVSTRKNRNSALIEKLQASLTLSPTGPGVMKFPVQAFSPGSPGSPSSPPATVTPKEEETPASFESTAEGTVLKSINKGRARHSIKRRPPSRRHRKSSADEGGEEVDKTPTLDRTTPNGHEGDVFEGHKTSPDAESLSSKEQIEQETKATDSEKPEPEEIVETVISEKEEGEEKTKPEDEEEKTKPEDEEEKTKPEDEEEKTKPEEKTKPEDEEEKTKPEEKTKPEDKEEKIKPEDKEEKIKPEDKEEKSEDEPQLANSTEEKHEEPVKPQTEADTTDEKEEEQKEDEVNH, encoded by the exons ATGGAG GAGCGTTCTGTTGTAAAAAAGCGCTCTGTGGCTGAACTAGCTGGAAAATTCAGTTGTCCAGTATCCCATATGACAGACGCTGAAGTG AACAAGCCTGTGAGGAGGAGACCCCCGCGCTCTCTGCCGCTGCCTGCTGGTAATGACGCAGTTCAAGGCCAGGATGAG AAAGGAACTGAAACAGTATCAACCAGGAAGAACAGAAACTCTGCCCTCATTGAGAAACTGCAG GCCAGCCTTACGCTTTCTCCCACGGGTCCTGGGGTGATGAAGTTTCCGGTGCAGGCCTTCTCCCCCGGTTCCCCCGGCAGCCCCTCCAGTCCTCCTGCAACTGTCACACCTAAAGAAGAGGAGACTCCTGCCAGCTTTGAGAGTACCGCCGAGGGAACTGTTCTCAAAAGCATCAACAAG GGTAGAGCTCGACATTCCATCAAGCGGCGCCCGCCGTCTCGCCGGCACAGGAAGTCCAGTGCAGATGAAGGAGGAGAAGAGGTGGATAAAACACCCACCCTCGATCGAACGACTCCAAACGGGCACGAAGGAGACGTGTTTGAAGGACACAAGACCTCGCCAGATGCAGAATCTCTCTCCTCTAAAGAACAGATTGAGCAGGAAACTAAAGCCACAGATTCTGAGAAGCCAGAACCAGAGGAAATAGTGGAGACTGTGATTTCAGAAAAAGAAGAGGGAGAGGAGAAAACAAAACcagaagacgaagaagagaaaaCTAAGCcagaagacgaagaagagaaaaCTAAACcagaagacgaagaagagaaaacaaaaccagaagagaaaacaaaaccagaagacgaagaagagaaaacaaaaccagaagagaaaacaaaaccagaagacaaagaagagaaaataaaaccagaagacaaagaagagaaaataaaaccagaAGACAAAGAAGAGAAAAGTGAAGATGAACCACAGCTGGCTAACAGCACAGAAGAAAAACACGAAGAGCCAGTCAAACCACAAACAGAAGCCGACACAACCGATGAGAAAGAAGAGGAACAGAAAGAGGATGAAGTAAACCATTAG
- the dub gene encoding duboraya isoform X2: MEEHSVVKKRSVAELAGKFSCPVSHMTDAEVNKPVRRRPPRSLPLPAGNDAVQGQDEKGTETVSTRKNRNSALIEKLQASLTLSPTGPGVMKFPVQAFSPGSPGSPSSPPATVTPKEEETPASFESTAEGTVLKSINKGRARHSIKRRPPSRRHRKSSADEGGEEVDKTPTLDRTTPNGHEGDVFEGHKTSPDAESLSSKEQIEQETKATDSEKPEPEEIVETVISEKEEGEEKTKPEDEEEKTKPEDEEEKTKPEDEEEKTKPEEKTKPEDEEEKTKPEEKTKPEDKEEKIKPEDKEEKIKPEDKEEKSEDEPQLANSTEEKHEEPVKPQTEADTTDEKEEEQKEDEVNH; encoded by the exons ATGGAG GAGCATTCTGTTGTAAAAAAGCGCTCTGTGGCTGAACTAGCTGGAAAATTCAGTTGTCCAGTATCCCATATGACAGACGCTGAAGTG AACAAGCCTGTGAGGAGGAGACCCCCGCGCTCTCTGCCGCTGCCTGCTGGTAATGACGCAGTTCAAGGCCAGGATGAG AAAGGAACTGAAACAGTATCAACCAGGAAGAACAGAAACTCTGCCCTCATTGAGAAACTGCAG GCCAGCCTTACGCTTTCTCCCACGGGTCCTGGGGTGATGAAGTTTCCGGTGCAGGCCTTCTCCCCCGGTTCCCCCGGCAGCCCCTCCAGTCCTCCTGCAACTGTCACACCTAAAGAAGAGGAGACTCCTGCCAGCTTTGAGAGTACCGCCGAGGGAACTGTTCTCAAAAGCATCAACAAG GGTAGAGCTCGACATTCCATCAAGCGGCGCCCGCCGTCTCGCCGGCACAGGAAGTCCAGTGCAGATGAAGGAGGAGAAGAGGTGGATAAAACACCCACCCTCGATCGAACGACTCCAAACGGGCACGAAGGAGACGTGTTTGAAGGACACAAGACCTCGCCAGATGCAGAATCTCTCTCCTCTAAAGAACAGATTGAGCAGGAAACTAAAGCCACAGATTCTGAGAAGCCAGAACCAGAGGAAATAGTGGAGACTGTGATTTCAGAAAAAGAAGAGGGAGAGGAGAAAACAAAACcagaagacgaagaagagaaaaCTAAGCcagaagacgaagaagagaaaaCTAAACcagaagacgaagaagagaaaacaaaaccagaagagaaaacaaaaccagaagacgaagaagagaaaacaaaaccagaagagaaaacaaaaccagaagacaaagaagagaaaataaaaccagaagacaaagaagagaaaataaaaccagaAGACAAAGAAGAGAAAAGTGAAGATGAACCACAGCTGGCTAACAGCACAGAAGAAAAACACGAAGAGCCAGTCAAACCACAAACAGAAGCCGACACAACCGATGAGAAAGAAGAGGAACAGAAAGAGGATGAAGTAAACCATTAG
- the LOC113038598 gene encoding lysophosphatidic acid receptor 6-like yields the protein MTMTENSSTTNCTKDGFKYVLYSSVFSIVFIFGLLLNMVAMYIFFCRLKMRNETTTYMMNLVVSDILFVFSLPFRTFYFINRHWPFGDVLCKLSMAVFYTNMYGSILFLTCISVDRFLAIVYPFASRTWRTKRKAIITCCVIWVCMLSGSLTGVLIMDTTMNTTSKTNGRVYCFENYSNSQWKSKVSKVVVLMGTVGFLIPLMINIFCSMRVLQTLRNTEIINRGGQLNKAKILRMIVVHLVIFCFCFIPYNINLVFYTLVRSQVITSCTVETVVRTIYPIAFCIAITNCCFDPVIYYFTSETIQNSIKRKSYTEHKNTIDNSFNRSDSKNKSLIVKFINKESTR from the coding sequence ATGACAATGACTGAAAACAGTTCAACCACAAACTGTACCAAAGATGGCTTTAAATATGTGTTATACAGCTCCGTTTTCAGTATTGTCTTTATTTTTGGGCTGCTCTTGAACATGGTGgccatgtacatttttttttgcagactgAAAATGCGCAACGAGACCACAACATACATGATGAACCTTGTGGTCTCAGACATCCTCTTCGTCTTCAGCTTGCCTTTCAGGACATTCTACTTTATTAACCGTCATTGGCCATTCGGCGATGTTCTCTGCAAACTCTCAATGGCTGTGTTCTACACCAATATGTATGGCAGCATCCTCTTCCTTACATGCATCAGTGTGGACCGATTCTTGGCGATCGTTTACCCCTTTGCATCTAGAACATGGAGGACCAAGCGCAAAGCAATAATCACCTGCTGTGTGATCTGGGTGTGTATGCTGTCAGGAAGCCTAACTGGAGTTTTAATAATGGACACCACAATGAACACCACTTCGAAAACAAACGGCAGAGTGTACTGTTTTGAGAACTACTCAAACTCCCAGTGGAAGTCCAAGGTATCAAaagtggtggtgcttatgggaaCCGTGGGCTTCCTGATTCCACTGATGATCAACATTTTTTGCTCCATGAGGGTCCTACAGACCCTACGAAACACAGAGATCATCAACCGTGGAGGGCAGCTGAACAAGGCTAAGATATTGCGTATGATTGTTGTGCACTTGGtcattttctgtttttgcttcattcCATACAACATCAATCTGGTCTTCTACACACTGGTCCGGAGTCAGGTTATTACAAGCTGCACCGTGGAGACAGTGGTCCGGACAATTTATCCAATTGCATTTTGCATTGCCATAACCAACTGTTGCTTTGACCCAGTGATCTATTACTTCACCTCCGAGACGATTCAGAACTCCATTAAACGGAAGTCTTAcactgaacacaaaaacacaattgaCAACAGTTTTAATAGAAGTGATTCGAAGAATAAATCTCTTATTGTTAAATTCATCAACAAAGAGTCTACAAGATAA
- the dub gene encoding duboraya isoform X1, translated as MEERSVVKKRSVAELAGKFSCPVSHMTDAEVEHSVVKKRSVAELAGKFSCPVSHMTDAEVNKPVRRRPPRSLPLPAGNDAVQGQDEKGTETVSTRKNRNSALIEKLQASLTLSPTGPGVMKFPVQAFSPGSPGSPSSPPATVTPKEEETPASFESTAEGTVLKSINKGRARHSIKRRPPSRRHRKSSADEGGEEVDKTPTLDRTTPNGHEGDVFEGHKTSPDAESLSSKEQIEQETKATDSEKPEPEEIVETVISEKEEGEEKTKPEDEEEKTKPEDEEEKTKPEDEEEKTKPEEKTKPEDEEEKTKPEEKTKPEDKEEKIKPEDKEEKIKPEDKEEKSEDEPQLANSTEEKHEEPVKPQTEADTTDEKEEEQKEDEVNH; from the exons ATGGAG GAGCGTTCTGTTGTAAAAAAGCGCTCTGTGGCTGAACTAGCTGGAAAATTCAGTTGTCCAGTATCCCATATGACAGACGCTGAAGTG GAGCATTCTGTTGTAAAAAAGCGCTCTGTGGCTGAACTAGCTGGAAAATTCAGTTGTCCAGTATCCCATATGACAGACGCTGAAGTG AACAAGCCTGTGAGGAGGAGACCCCCGCGCTCTCTGCCGCTGCCTGCTGGTAATGACGCAGTTCAAGGCCAGGATGAG AAAGGAACTGAAACAGTATCAACCAGGAAGAACAGAAACTCTGCCCTCATTGAGAAACTGCAG GCCAGCCTTACGCTTTCTCCCACGGGTCCTGGGGTGATGAAGTTTCCGGTGCAGGCCTTCTCCCCCGGTTCCCCCGGCAGCCCCTCCAGTCCTCCTGCAACTGTCACACCTAAAGAAGAGGAGACTCCTGCCAGCTTTGAGAGTACCGCCGAGGGAACTGTTCTCAAAAGCATCAACAAG GGTAGAGCTCGACATTCCATCAAGCGGCGCCCGCCGTCTCGCCGGCACAGGAAGTCCAGTGCAGATGAAGGAGGAGAAGAGGTGGATAAAACACCCACCCTCGATCGAACGACTCCAAACGGGCACGAAGGAGACGTGTTTGAAGGACACAAGACCTCGCCAGATGCAGAATCTCTCTCCTCTAAAGAACAGATTGAGCAGGAAACTAAAGCCACAGATTCTGAGAAGCCAGAACCAGAGGAAATAGTGGAGACTGTGATTTCAGAAAAAGAAGAGGGAGAGGAGAAAACAAAACcagaagacgaagaagagaaaaCTAAGCcagaagacgaagaagagaaaaCTAAACcagaagacgaagaagagaaaacaaaaccagaagagaaaacaaaaccagaagacgaagaagagaaaacaaaaccagaagagaaaacaaaaccagaagacaaagaagagaaaataaaaccagaagacaaagaagagaaaataaaaccagaAGACAAAGAAGAGAAAAGTGAAGATGAACCACAGCTGGCTAACAGCACAGAAGAAAAACACGAAGAGCCAGTCAAACCACAAACAGAAGCCGACACAACCGATGAGAAAGAAGAGGAACAGAAAGAGGATGAAGTAAACCATTAG
- the dub gene encoding duboraya isoform X4 → MENKPVRRRPPRSLPLPAGNDAVQGQDEKGTETVSTRKNRNSALIEKLQASLTLSPTGPGVMKFPVQAFSPGSPGSPSSPPATVTPKEEETPASFESTAEGTVLKSINKGRARHSIKRRPPSRRHRKSSADEGGEEVDKTPTLDRTTPNGHEGDVFEGHKTSPDAESLSSKEQIEQETKATDSEKPEPEEIVETVISEKEEGEEKTKPEDEEEKTKPEDEEEKTKPEDEEEKTKPEEKTKPEDEEEKTKPEEKTKPEDKEEKIKPEDKEEKIKPEDKEEKSEDEPQLANSTEEKHEEPVKPQTEADTTDEKEEEQKEDEVNH, encoded by the exons ATGGAG AACAAGCCTGTGAGGAGGAGACCCCCGCGCTCTCTGCCGCTGCCTGCTGGTAATGACGCAGTTCAAGGCCAGGATGAG AAAGGAACTGAAACAGTATCAACCAGGAAGAACAGAAACTCTGCCCTCATTGAGAAACTGCAG GCCAGCCTTACGCTTTCTCCCACGGGTCCTGGGGTGATGAAGTTTCCGGTGCAGGCCTTCTCCCCCGGTTCCCCCGGCAGCCCCTCCAGTCCTCCTGCAACTGTCACACCTAAAGAAGAGGAGACTCCTGCCAGCTTTGAGAGTACCGCCGAGGGAACTGTTCTCAAAAGCATCAACAAG GGTAGAGCTCGACATTCCATCAAGCGGCGCCCGCCGTCTCGCCGGCACAGGAAGTCCAGTGCAGATGAAGGAGGAGAAGAGGTGGATAAAACACCCACCCTCGATCGAACGACTCCAAACGGGCACGAAGGAGACGTGTTTGAAGGACACAAGACCTCGCCAGATGCAGAATCTCTCTCCTCTAAAGAACAGATTGAGCAGGAAACTAAAGCCACAGATTCTGAGAAGCCAGAACCAGAGGAAATAGTGGAGACTGTGATTTCAGAAAAAGAAGAGGGAGAGGAGAAAACAAAACcagaagacgaagaagagaaaaCTAAGCcagaagacgaagaagagaaaaCTAAACcagaagacgaagaagagaaaacaaaaccagaagagaaaacaaaaccagaagacgaagaagagaaaacaaaaccagaagagaaaacaaaaccagaagacaaagaagagaaaataaaaccagaagacaaagaagagaaaataaaaccagaAGACAAAGAAGAGAAAAGTGAAGATGAACCACAGCTGGCTAACAGCACAGAAGAAAAACACGAAGAGCCAGTCAAACCACAAACAGAAGCCGACACAACCGATGAGAAAGAAGAGGAACAGAAAGAGGATGAAGTAAACCATTAG
- the cysltr2a gene encoding cysteinyl leukotriene receptor 2: MNASDPELSCLSPNNTDDFKHQVYPAAYVLIFVLGLAGHALSVCIFFSQWRTQKSFTPVNLLMVNLLVSDLMLVSSLPLRVSYYILKSHWIFGHITCKLISYVYYLNMYSSVYFLVALNILRYLALVRPYMYIRIQRHYVAGIVCALIWLLMGLGCSPLLFTKRKENDLDSFRCLELAEDNVDKLLLINNVTFPVGFVLPLVVIIFSSVLVARNLLRPSPALGRTRPCRKKACALVIISLGIFLVCFLPYHVVRTIFLITEKQVQNRTYKDSCNYILVVRKAAVIAHCLCTANSCLDPVLFFFVGENSRSVFAKWTGGRKPSACTAGRNLQQEELHVLQN; this comes from the coding sequence ATGAATGCGTCTGATCCAGAGCTCTCCTGTTTGAGCCCCAACAACACTGATGACTTCAAACACCAAGTGTATCCTGCAGCATACGTTCTCATTTTTGTCCTGGGACTCGCCGGTCACGCTTTATCGGTCTGCATCTTCTTCAGCCAATGGAGGACCCAGAAGAGTTTCACTCCAGTCAACTTGTTAATGGTGAACCTGTTGGTCTCAGACCTGATGCTGGTGTCCTCTCTGCCCCTGAGAGTCTCGTACTACATACTGAAATCTCACTGGATCTTTGGTCACATCACCTGTAAACTCATCTCATACGTCTATTATCTGAATATGTATAGCTCTGTGTATTTCCTAGTGGCCCTGAACATCTTGCGTTACCTGGCGCTGGTGCGACCGTACATGTACATTCGCATACAGAGGCACTATGTCGCAGGTATCGTGTGTGCTCTCATTTGGCTCTTGATGGGTTTAGGCTGCAGTCCGCTGTTGTTCactaagagaaaagaaaatgaccTAGACAGTTTTCGGTGTTTGGAGCTGGCAGAAGACAATGTGGATAAATTGCTCCTTATCAACAACGTTACGTTTCCGGTGGGCTTTGTGTTGCCTTTGGTGGTTATCATTTTCTCCTCGGTCTTGGTTGCGAGGAACCTTCTGAGGCCTAGTCCTGCTCTCGGTAGGACCAGACCTTGCAGGAAGAAGGCTTGTGCTCTGGTCATCATCAGCCTTGGGATCTTTCTGGTGTGCTTTTTGCCGTATCACGTAGTGCGGACAATCTTCTTAATCACCGAGAAACAGGTCCAGAATCGTACATACAAAGACTCGTGTAACTATATTTTGGTAGTCCGGAAGGCTGCCGTCATAGCGCATTGCTTGTGCACGGCTAACAGTTGTCTGGATCCTGTCCTCTTCTTCTTTGTTGGGGAAAATTCCCGATCGGTCTTTGCTAAATGGACAGGAGGAAGAAAACCCAGCGCTTGCACTGCAGGGAGAAATCTACAGCAGGAAGAGTTGCATGTTTTGCAGAACTGA